A part of Ptychodera flava strain L36383 chromosome 11, AS_Pfla_20210202, whole genome shotgun sequence genomic DNA contains:
- the LOC139143644 gene encoding DNA polymerase epsilon subunit 2-like — MAAKLKSTITSSFRMHGLSLKSDASKFLVEALTPVNEVEREDWLDRIIESVQNQDLTSSMIDQQILESAVQECNADSDENSSQILNVISAFDVPRYTYSQQRKKFIVDTSPPCLHGNADSKALLFKERYSILYQRTSRHNLFTPVVPGASEAQSKKFKLKPVEYLLGSTTKLGDIIVLGMLTQLKEGKYYLEDPTGAVELNLSQANFHTGLFTENCFVLAEGWYDDQVFHVNAFGFPPPEPADTTRAYFGNMNFFGGESATSLKASIQLKTVEENNEDAMFVFLSDVWLNQLSIRNKLHTLFTGFMDVPPVAFVFCGNFTSTPHGSHHVKRLEESLHELADLILEFPTIVEKSYFIFVPGLQDPGPGCIFPRPPIPNCITEEFQKQIPLSVFTTNPCRIQYCTQEIVVFREDIVNKMCRNCVKFPTSRSEIPANFVKTVVSQAHLCPLPLHVSPIYWAYDSAMRVYPLPDLIVFADKYDPFTIDSVNCICTNTGSFSRSDFSFKVYFPYNKQVEDSKITD; from the exons ATGGCTGCCAAGTTAAAATCGACGATCACTTCAAGCTTTCGAATGCATGGGCTTTCACTGAAGAG TGATGCCAGTAAATTTTTAGTGGAAGCTTTGACACCGGTCAACGAAGTTGAAAGAGAAGACTGGTTGGATAGGATCATAGAAAGTGTACAAAACCAAGACT tgACGTCGTCTATGATAGATCAGCAAATCCTGGAATCTGCAGTTCAAGAATGTAACGCAGACAGCGACGAAAACAGTAGTCAGATATTGAATGTAATCAGTGCCTTTGATGTTCCAAGATATACATACAGCCAACAGAGAAAGAAGTTCATCGT TGACACATCACCACCTTGTCTCCATGGCAATGCTGACAGCAAAGCTTTGCTCTTCAAGGAGAGGTACTCCATTCTGTATCAGAGGACATCACGGCACAATCTCTTCACGCCTGTTGTACCGGGTGCCTCAGAGGCACAGAGCAAAAAGTTCAAG TTGAAGCCAGTTGAGTATTTACTGGGCAGTACAACCAAACTCGGTGATATCATCGTGCTGGGAATGTTGACTCAACTGAAGGAAGGCAAATACTACTTGGAAGATCCGACTGGTGCTGTGGAGCTGAATTTATCACAGGCTAACTTCCACACTGGCTTGTTCACCGAGAATTGTTTCGTGCTGGCTGAGGGTTGGTACGATGATCAAGTCTTCCACGTCAATGCGTTTGGTTTTCCGCCACCAGAACCAGCTGATACAACAAG GGCGTATTTTGGAAATATGAATTTCTTTGGAGGAGAATCAGCGACTTCTCTGAAAGCATCCATTCAACTCAAGACAGTGGAGGAAAACAACGAAGATGCCATGTTTGTGTTCCTGTCGGACGTTTGGTTAAACCAGCTGTCCATCAGGAATAAACTTCACACGCTGTTCACGGGTTTCATGGATGTGCCACCAGTGGCGTTTGTCTTCTGCGGAAATTTTACGTCAACACCTCATGGTAGTCATCATGTGAAGAGACTAGAAG AGTCTTTGCATGAGTTAGCAGACTTGATCTTGGAGTTTCCAACCATCGTTGAAAAGAGTTATTTCATCTTTGTTCCGGGTTTGCAAGATCCTGGCCCAGGCTGTATTTTTCCCAG GCCTCCAATACCAAACTGTATCACGGAAGAATTCCAGAAGCAGATTCCCTTATCTGTGTTTACAACAAACCCGTGTAGAATCCAATACTGTACTCAAGAGATTGTGGTGTTCAGGGAAGACATCGTCAATAAAATGTGTCGGAATTGTGTCAAGTTTCCTACATCCCGTTCAGAAATACCTGCAAAT TTTGTGAAAACAGTTGTGTCTCAAGCGCATCTCTGTCCGTTACCACTCCACGTATCACCGATATACTGGGCCTATGACAGTGCAATGCGTGTCTACCCACTGCCAGACTTGATAGTGTTTGCTGACAAGTATGACCCATTTACAATAGACAGTGTCAACTGCATCTGTACAAATACG GGGTCATTTTCACGGAGCGACTTCAGTTTCAAAGTTTACTTCCCATACAACAAACAAGTGGAAGACAG TAAAATAACTGACTAA